Proteins encoded in a region of the Salinicoccus sp. RF5 genome:
- a CDS encoding peptide chain release factor 3 — protein MDFTHEIEKRKTFAIISHPDAGKTTLTEKLLLFGGAIRQAGTVKGKKGGKFATSDWMKVEQERGISVTSSVMQFDFDGYKINILDTPGHEDFSEDTYRTLMAVDSAVMVIDAAKGIEPQTLKLFKVCRMRGIPIFTFINKLDRVGKEPFELLEEIEETLEIETYPMTWPIGMGPSFFGIINRKDHTINPYREEEKLTLDADYALKESHPIAEDEAFQTAIDEFMLVEEAGDAFDRDKIATGDLTPVFFGSALSTFGIEEFLDTYVDYAPMPTPRRTKEESQVSPTNEAFSGFIFKIQANMDPRHRDRLAFMRVVSGKFTRGMDVTLARTGRKTKVSRATMFMADDTETVNEAYAGDIIGLYDTGNFQIGDTLYDGQKVDFEDLPQFTPEIFMKVSAKNVMKQKHFYKGIEQLVQEGAIQYYKTVHTNQPILGAVGQLQFEVFEHRMKNEYNTDVIMEPVGKKIARWVENEDAITDAMSTSRSNLVLDRYDNQVFLFENEFAMRWFSEKYPEIKLYTLL, from the coding sequence ATGGATTTCACTCATGAAATAGAAAAAAGAAAGACATTCGCCATCATCTCGCACCCGGATGCCGGGAAGACGACGCTGACGGAGAAGCTGCTGCTGTTCGGCGGCGCCATCCGCCAGGCAGGTACGGTCAAGGGGAAGAAGGGCGGCAAGTTCGCCACTTCAGACTGGATGAAGGTGGAGCAGGAGCGTGGCATCAGTGTCACGAGTTCCGTCATGCAGTTCGACTTCGACGGCTACAAGATCAACATCCTGGATACGCCGGGCCACGAGGACTTCTCGGAAGATACGTACCGCACACTGATGGCGGTCGACTCCGCCGTCATGGTCATCGATGCCGCAAAGGGCATCGAGCCGCAGACGCTGAAGCTCTTCAAAGTCTGCCGGATGCGCGGCATCCCGATCTTCACGTTCATCAACAAGCTCGACCGTGTCGGCAAGGAGCCGTTCGAACTGCTCGAGGAGATCGAGGAGACGCTAGAGATCGAAACGTATCCGATGACATGGCCGATCGGCATGGGGCCCTCCTTCTTCGGCATCATCAACCGCAAGGACCACACGATCAACCCGTACCGCGAAGAGGAGAAGCTTACGCTTGATGCGGACTATGCACTCAAGGAATCGCATCCGATCGCAGAAGACGAAGCGTTCCAGACCGCAATCGACGAGTTCATGCTCGTCGAGGAGGCGGGGGATGCCTTCGACCGCGACAAGATTGCGACGGGCGACTTGACACCGGTATTCTTCGGTTCGGCACTGTCCACATTCGGCATCGAGGAATTCCTCGACACGTATGTCGACTATGCACCGATGCCGACGCCAAGGCGCACGAAGGAGGAGTCGCAGGTGTCGCCGACGAATGAAGCCTTCAGCGGCTTCATCTTCAAGATCCAGGCCAACATGGATCCGCGTCACCGCGACCGCCTGGCGTTCATGCGCGTCGTCTCCGGCAAGTTCACGCGCGGCATGGACGTCACCCTGGCACGCACCGGCCGGAAGACGAAGGTCAGCCGTGCGACAATGTTCATGGCGGACGATACGGAGACCGTCAACGAGGCATACGCCGGCGACATCATCGGACTGTATGACACCGGCAACTTCCAGATCGGCGATACGCTTTATGATGGGCAGAAGGTGGATTTCGAGGATCTGCCGCAGTTCACTCCGGAGATATTCATGAAAGTATCCGCTAAGAACGTCATGAAGCAGAAGCACTTCTACAAGGGCATCGAACAGCTCGTGCAGGAGGGCGCCATCCAGTACTACAAGACGGTGCACACGAACCAGCCGATACTCGGCGCCGTCGGCCAGCTGCAGTTCGAAGTGTTCGAACACCGCATGAAGAACGAGTACAACACCGACGTCATCATGGAGCCGGTCGGCAAGAAGATTGCCCGCTGGGTGGAGAACGAGGATGCCATCACGGATGCGATGAGCACCTCGCGCTCGAACCTCGTGCTCGACCGCTATGACAACCAGGTCTTCCTGTTCGAGAACGAGTTCGCCATGCGTTGGTTCAGCGAGAAGTATCCCGAAATAAAACTTTATACGCTGCTGTAG
- a CDS encoding YueH family protein — MLQIQTSINDARMPVFIVPHEERGTYIVSIPDMNFSLEYSQDLSEADQAEEIVLHLFNVMDEETCEAVARDITRATSTK, encoded by the coding sequence ATGTTACAGATACAGACATCCATCAATGACGCCCGCATGCCGGTCTTCATTGTCCCGCACGAGGAACGGGGCACGTACATCGTCAGCATACCGGATATGAACTTCAGCCTGGAGTACAGCCAGGACTTAAGTGAAGCGGACCAGGCCGAGGAGATCGTCCTTCATCTGTTCAATGTGATGGATGAGGAAACATGCGAAGCAGTCGCACGTGACATTACACGCGCAACCTCTACAAAGTAA
- a CDS encoding UDP-N-acetylmuramoyl-L-alanyl-D-glutamate--2,6-diaminopimelate ligase, whose protein sequence is MNSKTLISLLKIKEAYGDFPETVTNITMDSREVDEGSVFVAIRGYQVDGFDFIPQAIRSGCRFIVTDRHVELPEGAGLLIVKDPEKVAALFAEYIYDFPHETQTMIGVTGTNGKTTVATMIHNLSRALGKNSAYLGTNGFMLNEDRYGSTNTTPETTRLHKRIQEAHERETEVFTMEVSSHALGLGRTFGIEYDITIFTNLTQDHLDFHNTMDEYGYTKGLLFSQMGHNMKDRKYIVLNQDDPWSARYSKMTPHEVITYGMTPEADFHPTDIEGTLEGFNFTLNTPEGAFHVNSPYIGHFNIQNLMCAIISEWLQGYRLSRIIGAVGDMAPVEGRLEVLDKTLPIDIIIDFAHTPDALDKIIDTIEPFVTQRMIFLVGMTGERDLSKAREMGRISTRADVAIFTPDNPANDDPQMLVDALAAGASHDNYHSFTDRTEGIEYAIDIAEPGDTVVLACKGREPYQIMEDYVKVPHRDDLIALDRAYRKYRRDEYVTDTDIHQ, encoded by the coding sequence ATGAATTCGAAGACTCTGATTTCCCTTCTGAAAATAAAAGAGGCCTATGGGGATTTCCCGGAAACCGTGACAAATATAACGATGGATTCCCGTGAAGTGGACGAAGGTTCCGTGTTCGTCGCGATCAGGGGCTACCAGGTGGACGGGTTTGACTTCATTCCACAGGCCATCCGGTCCGGCTGCCGGTTCATCGTCACAGACCGTCATGTTGAGCTGCCGGAAGGTGCCGGACTGCTCATCGTCAAGGATCCGGAAAAGGTGGCGGCGCTGTTTGCGGAGTACATCTATGATTTCCCGCATGAGACCCAGACGATGATCGGGGTCACCGGTACGAACGGCAAGACGACCGTGGCGACGATGATCCATAACCTGAGCCGGGCGCTCGGCAAGAACAGTGCCTATCTCGGGACGAACGGATTCATGCTCAATGAAGACCGCTACGGCAGCACGAATACCACGCCGGAGACGACGCGCCTGCACAAGCGCATCCAGGAGGCCCATGAGCGTGAGACCGAAGTGTTCACGATGGAAGTGTCCTCGCACGCGCTCGGCCTCGGACGCACATTCGGCATCGAATATGATATAACGATCTTCACCAATCTGACGCAGGACCACCTCGATTTCCACAATACGATGGATGAATACGGCTATACGAAGGGCCTCCTGTTCTCCCAGATGGGGCACAACATGAAGGACCGCAAATACATCGTCCTCAACCAGGACGACCCATGGAGTGCACGCTACAGCAAAATGACGCCGCACGAAGTGATCACCTACGGCATGACCCCGGAAGCGGATTTCCATCCGACGGACATCGAGGGGACGCTCGAAGGCTTCAATTTCACGCTCAATACGCCGGAAGGGGCCTTCCACGTCAATTCGCCGTACATCGGCCACTTCAATATACAGAACCTGATGTGCGCCATCATCAGTGAATGGCTGCAGGGGTACCGGCTCTCCCGCATCATCGGGGCCGTCGGCGACATGGCACCGGTCGAAGGGCGCCTTGAGGTGCTCGATAAGACACTGCCGATCGACATCATCATCGACTTCGCCCATACGCCGGACGCGCTCGACAAGATCATCGATACGATCGAACCCTTCGTCACCCAGCGCATGATCTTCCTCGTCGGCATGACGGGGGAACGCGATCTGTCGAAGGCCCGCGAGATGGGTCGCATCTCCACACGGGCGGACGTGGCGATCTTCACGCCGGACAACCCGGCCAATGACGACCCGCAGATGCTCGTCGATGCGCTCGCGGCAGGCGCTTCGCATGACAACTACCATTCCTTCACGGACCGCACAGAAGGCATCGAATACGCGATAGACATCGCAGAGCCCGGCGACACCGTGGTGCTCGCATGCAAGGGGCGCGAGCCGTACCAGATCATGGAGGACTATGTGAAGGTGCCGCACCGCGACGACCTGATCGCACTGGATCGGGCATACCGCAAATACCGGAGGGATGAATATGTTACAGATACAGACATCCATCAATGA
- a CDS encoding MFS transporter — translation MATNDHKKRFWKLAFILFLTEIVRGMFILSYLPALPTIGIISLSLSAIVITMHYVFDAVTNIWLGFLMRKIGAWWTMFLSYVVGVGAMVTVMFDQSFYVLLIAACLLGISVCPIWIIALSNVKDENRGREMGLIFFAWLAGLGAGMVVMNFLIGIFDAGAVYAMAGVFLINFIVFLVMPGDYKVKTREGQTASRRKQRLPLRETWDILRHHMKNMPGIMLQGLGVGMLLPVLPTYITTLLELNYFEYTFFILLVFGIVGFGMTVLSRALDIHTERFTRTMITGGFFVYAAGVIWFSTLETVWLIFAIASFIGLAYGIMLPAWNKYLAGTIADSQKEESWGVISSVQGIGAMIGPALGGLIADIFGTVTATLMASGLIFVLLFVYYGVLFSINWRTARS, via the coding sequence ATGGCAACCAATGATCATAAGAAAAGATTCTGGAAACTTGCTTTCATCCTTTTCCTGACTGAAATCGTCCGGGGGATGTTCATATTAAGTTACCTGCCCGCCCTGCCGACCATCGGCATCATTTCGCTCAGCCTGTCGGCCATCGTCATCACGATGCACTATGTATTCGATGCCGTGACGAACATCTGGCTCGGCTTCCTGATGCGCAAGATCGGCGCCTGGTGGACGATGTTCCTGTCATATGTCGTCGGCGTCGGTGCCATGGTCACCGTCATGTTCGACCAGAGCTTCTACGTGCTGCTGATCGCAGCATGCCTGCTCGGCATCAGCGTGTGTCCGATATGGATCATCGCACTGTCGAACGTGAAGGATGAGAACCGTGGCCGCGAGATGGGCCTCATCTTCTTCGCATGGCTTGCGGGGCTCGGTGCCGGCATGGTCGTCATGAACTTCCTGATCGGCATCTTCGATGCCGGTGCCGTCTATGCGATGGCCGGGGTGTTCCTGATCAACTTCATCGTCTTCCTCGTCATGCCGGGCGACTACAAGGTGAAAACCCGGGAAGGACAGACGGCGAGCCGGCGCAAACAGCGCCTTCCGCTCCGCGAGACGTGGGATATCCTCCGCCACCATATGAAGAACATGCCGGGCATCATGCTGCAGGGACTCGGTGTCGGGATGCTGCTGCCGGTCCTGCCGACATACATCACGACGCTGCTCGAGCTCAACTATTTCGAATATACCTTCTTCATCCTGCTCGTATTCGGCATCGTCGGCTTCGGCATGACGGTGCTGAGCCGGGCACTCGACATCCATACCGAACGCTTCACGCGCACTATGATCACCGGCGGATTCTTCGTCTATGCTGCCGGTGTCATCTGGTTCAGCACGCTTGAGACCGTATGGCTCATCTTCGCCATCGCAAGCTTCATCGGCCTCGCCTATGGCATCATGCTGCCGGCATGGAATAAATACCTCGCCGGCACGATCGCCGACAGCCAGAAGGAGGAGTCATGGGGCGTCATCAGTTCCGTCCAGGGCATCGGCGCCATGATCGGCCCGGCGCTCGGCGGGCTCATCGCCGACATCTTCGGCACGGTGACCGCCACCCTCATGGCGAGCGGTCTGATCTTCGTCCTCCTGTTCGTCTACTATGGCGTGCTGTTCTCCATCAACTGGCGGACAGCGCGGAGCTGA
- a CDS encoding CapA family protein, whose amino-acid sequence MMKIMMFVLLSLPFGNGEVADYETYDKELTQVSGETIHNVINTHFQTSFSFAATGDVLIHDHLYEDVETESGYDFISRVDEVAPYLQKQDLVFMNQETPIGGEDLRLSGYPMFNAPLEAADLLEYFDADIVSFANNHTLDRSTEGVERTADILNEKSIEYVGANTSPEDAERKRIMEVDGVEVGFLAYTYGTNGIPVPEGEDHLVNLIDMETILSDMEELRDEVDMLVVSMHQGVEYEPYPRDEHVAQFEQIAEAGADIVLGHHPHVLQPVDIYEREDGGETVIAYSLANFFSAQQDLDTKLGGIIEFDVNHKQGTGDTTVEGVRFMPTYVHSEEYDNFELIPLADADEYGLEDADGVYQDVSDHMQSYTEELEIVEYLE is encoded by the coding sequence ATGATGAAAATAATGATGTTCGTACTGCTGAGCCTGCCGTTCGGCAATGGCGAGGTGGCGGACTATGAGACATATGACAAGGAGCTCACGCAAGTATCCGGGGAGACGATACATAATGTGATCAATACGCACTTCCAGACGTCGTTCAGCTTCGCGGCGACGGGGGATGTGCTGATCCACGACCACCTGTACGAGGATGTGGAGACGGAATCGGGCTATGATTTCATCTCCCGCGTCGATGAGGTGGCACCGTATCTCCAGAAGCAGGATCTCGTATTCATGAACCAGGAGACGCCGATCGGCGGGGAGGACTTGCGGCTGAGCGGCTACCCGATGTTCAATGCCCCGCTTGAGGCGGCGGACCTCCTCGAGTATTTCGATGCGGACATCGTGTCGTTCGCGAACAACCACACGCTTGACCGGAGCACGGAAGGTGTCGAGCGTACGGCGGATATACTGAACGAGAAGAGTATTGAATATGTCGGGGCGAACACGAGTCCTGAGGATGCAGAGCGTAAGCGGATCATGGAGGTCGACGGCGTCGAAGTCGGCTTCCTCGCCTACACCTACGGCACGAACGGCATCCCGGTGCCCGAGGGTGAGGACCACCTCGTGAACCTGATCGACATGGAGACGATCCTCTCCGATATGGAGGAACTGCGTGATGAGGTCGACATGCTGGTCGTCAGCATGCACCAGGGCGTCGAGTATGAACCCTATCCGCGCGATGAGCATGTGGCGCAGTTCGAACAGATTGCAGAAGCCGGCGCGGACATCGTGCTCGGCCACCACCCGCACGTGCTGCAGCCGGTCGACATCTATGAACGGGAGGACGGTGGAGAGACCGTCATCGCCTACTCCCTCGCCAACTTCTTCAGCGCCCAGCAGGATCTCGACACCAAGCTCGGCGGCATCATCGAATTCGATGTGAACCACAAGCAGGGCACAGGTGACACCACTGTCGAAGGCGTCCGCTTCATGCCGACATACGTCCACAGCGAGGAGTACGACAACTTCGAATTGATCCCGCTGGCCGATGCCGACGAATATGGCCTCGAGGACGCCGATGGCGTCTATCAGGATGTCAGCGATCATATGCAGTCATATACGGAAGAGCTCGAAATCGTGGAATATCTGGAATAA
- a CDS encoding nuclease-related domain-containing protein, which translates to MFLTDRKKSKELNFYEVLERRTALGEGERKTLKILRQGFEGEQSYDRLWEEVGHDHLLIFRDIWMKVENATLQIDGLIVYGDRLIVNEIKNYSGMYQYADGSWSVNSFQISEDPVAQVSRTAGKLIRLKYGGGHGHPFEVDRKVAFVNPNFNLTVDTEESKNHIITRPMLKYYMRDVARRRSGADASALSDTIRNCIIEDPMALPEVDVARIRTGLYCGRCSSFKLTLDRYRSHCTSCGHQETIEYQTVQSIIDFATLFSEESLSKKGIRWITGAGVSDRRIERYLNKYCTLVRKGKHSTYTIDTLNLGDLLKMKGYNSKYEKGKRILVD; encoded by the coding sequence ATGTTTTTGACGGACAGGAAGAAATCGAAGGAACTTAATTTTTACGAGGTGCTTGAACGGCGCACAGCACTCGGGGAGGGGGAGAGGAAGACGCTGAAGATACTGCGCCAGGGATTCGAAGGCGAGCAGTCATATGACCGTCTGTGGGAGGAGGTCGGCCATGACCATCTGCTGATCTTCCGCGACATCTGGATGAAAGTGGAGAATGCCACACTGCAGATTGATGGGTTGATTGTGTATGGAGATCGTCTGATCGTCAACGAAATCAAGAATTACAGCGGCATGTATCAGTATGCCGACGGCAGCTGGTCGGTCAACAGCTTCCAGATTTCAGAGGATCCGGTCGCCCAGGTCAGCCGCACCGCCGGCAAGCTCATCCGACTGAAATATGGCGGCGGACATGGCCATCCGTTCGAAGTCGACAGGAAAGTGGCATTCGTCAATCCGAACTTCAACCTCACAGTCGATACGGAAGAGAGTAAAAATCACATCATCACCCGTCCCATGCTGAAATACTACATGCGCGATGTTGCACGCCGGCGTTCCGGAGCTGACGCGTCAGCATTGTCGGATACCATCCGGAACTGCATCATCGAAGATCCGATGGCATTGCCGGAAGTCGATGTGGCCCGGATTCGGACGGGGTTATATTGCGGGCGATGCAGCAGTTTCAAGCTGACCCTTGACCGCTACCGGTCACATTGCACGTCATGCGGGCATCAGGAAACGATAGAGTATCAGACGGTGCAGTCAATCATCGATTTTGCCACTTTATTTTCTGAAGAAAGTCTCAGCAAAAAGGGTATTCGTTGGATTACCGGGGCGGGGGTCAGTGACCGCAGGATAGAGCGGTATTTGAATAAATACTGTACACTTGTGAGAAAAGGGAAGCATTCAACTTATACGATTGACACCTTAAATCTTGGAGACCTGCTGAAAATGAAGGGATACAATTCCAAATATGAAAAAGGTAAACGAATTCTGGTGGATTGA
- the galU gene encoding UTP--glucose-1-phosphate uridylyltransferase GalU yields MQKVRKAVIPAAGLGTRFLPATKAMPKEMLPILDKPTIQYIVEEAVEAGIEDIIIVTGKHKRAIEDHFDHQIELEMNLKKKEKFELLEKVEHATGLANIFYVRQKAPKGLGHAIHTARQFIGDEPFAVLLGDDIVDNEGGTPAIGQLIEQYNACHSPIIGVKQVPESETSRYGIVEFDRQEGNLYHLSDMFEKPAPGVTDSTLAIMGRYVLTPEIFDHLEKGEVGAGGEIQLTDAIRAVAEGGGDVHAVDFEGRRYDVGDKTGFVKTTIEYALKSDMKDELLDFMAETLEKNENAGRRQ; encoded by the coding sequence ATGCAGAAAGTAAGAAAAGCGGTCATTCCGGCTGCAGGACTTGGAACGCGGTTCCTCCCGGCGACGAAGGCGATGCCGAAGGAGATGCTGCCGATCCTCGACAAGCCGACGATCCAGTACATCGTCGAAGAGGCGGTCGAAGCGGGCATCGAGGACATCATCATCGTCACCGGCAAGCATAAGCGGGCAATCGAGGACCATTTCGACCATCAGATCGAGCTTGAAATGAACCTCAAGAAGAAGGAGAAGTTCGAACTGCTCGAAAAGGTCGAACATGCGACCGGGCTTGCGAACATCTTCTATGTCAGGCAGAAGGCACCGAAAGGACTCGGCCACGCCATACATACAGCCAGACAGTTCATCGGCGATGAACCTTTCGCCGTTCTGCTCGGGGACGACATCGTCGATAACGAAGGCGGCACCCCTGCAATCGGCCAGCTGATCGAGCAGTACAACGCGTGCCACAGCCCAATCATCGGGGTGAAGCAGGTGCCCGAATCCGAAACATCCCGCTACGGGATCGTGGAATTCGACCGCCAGGAGGGCAACCTCTACCATCTCTCCGACATGTTCGAAAAGCCTGCCCCTGGCGTGACCGACTCCACACTGGCGATCATGGGCCGCTACGTCCTCACCCCCGAGATATTCGACCACCTCGAAAAAGGGGAAGTCGGCGCCGGCGGAGAGATCCAGCTCACAGATGCCATACGCGCCGTCGCTGAAGGCGGCGGGGATGTACATGCCGTCGATTTCGAAGGCCGCCGCTACGACGTGGGTGATAAGACCGGATTCGTCAAGACGACGATCGAATACGCACTGAAATCCGACATGAAGGATGAACTCCTGGATTTCATGGCGGAAACTCTGGAGAAGAATGAAAACGCAGGCAGACGGCAGTAA
- the tatC gene encoding twin-arginine translocase subunit TatC has translation MDPYQNLNVSPVHKRKAEKNRKAQEEKASGGSGGSGGGGNGNGPRNPQEPEEPRKRKKVSTEDPYAPLMDHIEDLRSLLIKSAVVFVLWFFVIFMTVGWWFPVVSKGADIIVLGPFEVIRFYIRTSAAMSLGLSLPFICWFLWQFVRPGLVDKETQFLKGSLPVMLGLFLVGLSFGYFVVHPISYFFLIEMGQINFDVLVTADEYMSFLLITTIPFGLIFQLPIVVLFLNHIELLDSDLMKKSRKFAYFGLLVITALIAPPDFFTHLITLLPMIGLYEISIILVRRKERRTAQKERAEAEAA, from the coding sequence ATGGATCCATACCAAAATCTGAACGTCAGTCCGGTACACAAGCGGAAGGCCGAAAAGAACAGGAAGGCCCAGGAGGAGAAAGCTTCAGGGGGTTCCGGAGGCAGCGGCGGGGGTGGAAACGGCAATGGACCGCGCAATCCGCAGGAGCCGGAGGAACCTAGGAAAAGGAAAAAGGTGAGTACGGAAGATCCATATGCGCCGCTCATGGATCATATCGAGGATCTGCGGAGCCTGCTGATCAAATCGGCTGTCGTCTTCGTCCTGTGGTTCTTCGTCATATTCATGACGGTCGGCTGGTGGTTCCCGGTCGTCTCCAAGGGCGCCGACATCATCGTGCTCGGCCCCTTCGAGGTCATCCGGTTCTACATCCGGACTTCAGCAGCCATGAGCCTTGGGCTCAGCCTGCCGTTCATCTGCTGGTTCCTCTGGCAGTTCGTCCGGCCCGGGCTGGTCGACAAGGAGACCCAGTTCCTCAAGGGGTCGCTGCCGGTCATGCTCGGGCTGTTCCTGGTCGGCCTCTCCTTCGGTTATTTCGTCGTCCATCCGATCAGCTACTTCTTTCTGATAGAGATGGGGCAGATCAACTTCGATGTGCTCGTCACAGCGGATGAGTACATGTCATTCCTTTTGATCACGACGATTCCGTTCGGACTGATCTTCCAGCTGCCGATTGTTGTTCTATTCCTTAATCATATAGAATTGCTCGATTCCGATCTCATGAAGAAATCCAGAAAGTTCGCCTACTTCGGGCTGCTTGTCATCACTGCACTCATTGCACCACCCGATTTCTTCACCCATCTCATTACACTTTTGCCGATGATCGGATTGTATGAAATCAGCATCATCCTCGTCAGACGAAAAGAAAGGCGCACCGCACAGAAAGAGAGAGCAGAAGCGGAGGCAGCCTGA
- a CDS encoding GMC family oxidoreductase, with the protein MATELDRVDVVTVGVGWTGGIVAAEAAKAGLQVVGLERGRERGTEDYQNIHDEYKYAIRYELMQDVSKETITFRNTPDQRALPMRQMGSFLLGENLGGAGTHWNGQTWRFLPYDFEIRSMTEEKYGEEKLMEDEGYRLQDWGITYDELEPYFDKFEKTCGISGEENPLGGERSDAYPTPPMIKTRILEMFEEASSGLGHSPIMMPSANLSEQFENPDGETIAACQYCAFCERFGCEYGAKSSPEVTVIPTARKTGNFEVRTHANVVEVLTDEEDDSQVSGVRYVDTRTGEEFIQPADVVVLNSYVFNNYKLLRVSDIGQQYDPETEEGTLGRSYCYQIFGGATGYFDEQFNTFMGAGALGMAFDDYNGDNFDHEDLDFLHGGNISITQTGNRPIATNRIRPDTPSWGSEFKKESIESYTRTLSVSGQGATLPHKDNYLDLDEEYTDVYGVPLVRLTYNFKDQDRARHKYLAERSAEVLEEMGASEVVQNSELGDYSIVPYQSTHNTGGTIMGDDPEVSVVNNWLQHWDRDNLFVVGAGNFVHNGGYNPTATVGALAYRCAEGVIRFAEEGGRLEEE; encoded by the coding sequence ATGGCGACAGAATTGGATAGAGTGGATGTAGTGACGGTCGGTGTCGGATGGACAGGCGGCATCGTAGCGGCGGAAGCGGCGAAGGCGGGACTTCAGGTCGTCGGCCTCGAACGCGGCAGGGAGCGCGGGACTGAAGACTACCAGAACATTCATGATGAATACAAGTACGCGATACGGTATGAACTCATGCAGGATGTCTCGAAGGAGACCATCACCTTCAGGAATACCCCCGACCAGCGTGCGCTGCCGATGCGTCAGATGGGCTCCTTCCTGCTCGGTGAAAACCTCGGCGGTGCAGGGACGCACTGGAACGGCCAGACATGGCGCTTCCTGCCATATGATTTCGAGATCCGGAGCATGACGGAGGAGAAATATGGTGAAGAGAAGCTGATGGAGGACGAAGGATACCGTCTGCAGGACTGGGGGATTACATACGACGAACTCGAACCGTATTTCGACAAGTTCGAGAAGACGTGTGGCATCTCCGGCGAAGAAAATCCGCTCGGCGGGGAGCGGTCGGATGCCTATCCGACACCGCCGATGATCAAGACCCGCATACTCGAGATGTTCGAGGAAGCATCTTCCGGGCTCGGCCACAGCCCGATCATGATGCCTTCTGCGAACTTGAGCGAACAGTTCGAGAACCCGGATGGCGAAACGATCGCGGCCTGCCAGTACTGCGCCTTCTGTGAGCGCTTCGGCTGTGAATACGGTGCGAAGTCCTCGCCGGAAGTGACGGTCATCCCGACAGCACGCAAGACGGGCAACTTCGAAGTCCGGACGCATGCCAATGTGGTGGAGGTACTGACGGATGAGGAGGATGACAGCCAGGTCAGCGGCGTCAGATACGTCGATACGCGTACGGGTGAAGAGTTCATCCAGCCGGCGGATGTCGTGGTGCTGAACAGCTACGTGTTCAACAACTACAAGCTCCTCAGGGTGTCCGACATCGGCCAGCAGTATGATCCGGAGACGGAAGAAGGTACACTCGGCCGCAGCTACTGCTACCAGATCTTCGGCGGTGCGACGGGCTACTTCGATGAACAGTTCAATACATTCATGGGAGCCGGCGCATTGGGCATGGCATTCGATGATTATAACGGGGACAACTTCGACCACGAGGACCTCGACTTCCTGCACGGCGGCAACATCTCGATCACCCAGACCGGCAACCGTCCGATCGCTACGAACCGGATACGCCCGGACACGCCTTCCTGGGGCAGCGAGTTCAAGAAGGAGTCGATCGAAAGTTATACACGTACATTGAGCGTTTCAGGACAGGGGGCGACCCTGCCGCATAAGGACAACTACCTCGACCTCGATGAGGAGTACACCGATGTCTACGGTGTGCCGCTCGTCCGATTGACATATAACTTCAAAGATCAGGACAGGGCACGCCATAAGTACCTTGCAGAACGTTCTGCAGAAGTGCTCGAGGAGATGGGGGCGTCGGAAGTCGTACAGAACAGTGAGCTCGGCGACTACAGCATCGTCCCTTACCAGTCCACGCACAACACAGGCGGCACGATCATGGGCGACGACCCTGAAGTGAGCGTCGTGAACAACTGGCTGCAGCACTGGGATCGCGACAACCTGTTTGTTGTCGGTGCCGGAAACTTCGTCCATAATGGAGGGTATAACCCGACTGCGACAGTCGGTGCACTTGCCTACCGCTGCGCAGAAGGCGTGATCAGATTCGCGGAGGAAGGCGGACGTCTCGAAGAAGAGTAG